In a single window of the Magnolia sinica isolate HGM2019 chromosome 7, MsV1, whole genome shotgun sequence genome:
- the LOC131250757 gene encoding F-box protein SKIP5 yields the protein MEEKKRWRRCSSSSVSSINSLDDGCLMHIFSFLSPIPDRHNTALVCHRWRYLACHPRLWLRVEPSIKNAYEPGVFPDLETAVSAARPGDTILIAAGGNHVASNIQINKPLCLIGGGDLPDDTILSCSRGSDSAFEFLSTCKVANLTVKAELGCCLFHRSGRLTIEGCILQCEENPLDYLSCAIVSTANGPDAFSSPVKGHRDSVTVARTRIEGGAKAIKTSGTLALQRVRVVYTRTALLFWFDVDHQ from the exons atggaagagaAAAAGAGGTGGAGGAGATGCAGCAGCTCTTCCGTTTCGAGTATAAACAGTCTGGACGATGGATGCCTCATGCACATCTTCAGTTTCCTCTCTCCCATTCCTG ATAGGCATAACACCGCCCTCGTTTGCCACAGATGGCGATACCTGGCATGTCACCCTCGCCTATGGCTACGTGTAGAGCCATCCATAAAAAATGCATACGAGCCTGGAGTTTTTCCTGACCTTGAAACTGCAGTCTCTGCTGCAAG GCCTGGTGACACTATTCTCATTGCTGCTGGTGGAAATCATGTTGCCTCTAATATTCAGATAAACAAGCCTCTTTGCCTG ATTGGAGGGGGCGATCTTCCCGATGACACAATATTGAGTTGTTCTCGAGGCTCGGACAG TGCATTTGAGTTTCTGTCCACCTGCAAGGTGGCAAACCTAACTGTGAAAGCAGAGTTAGGTTGCTGCTTGTTTCACAGAAGTGGAAGACTGACCATTGAAGGTTGCATACTTCAGTGTGAGGAAAACCCCTTGGATTACCTCTCTTGTGCAATTGTGAGCACAGCCAATGGTCCTGATGCTTTTTCGTCACCGGTGAAGGGACATAGGGACAGTGTTACAGTTGCCAGGACACGGATTGAGGGGGGTGCAAAGGCCATTAAGACCAGTGGGACACTCGCATTGCAGCGAGTAAGGGTTGTCTATACTCGGACTGCTCTGCTCTTCTGGTTTGACGTCGACCATCAGTAA